CTAGAACTGGAAAGTAGCATCTGTGAACAGGGAAGgtcttccctgccttccttctattcttctccctctctttgcctAATTGCTTGGGCTCTAACTCCCAACACAGTGGGCGATAAAAAGGGTAAAAGCAGGCATCCTTGATCATAAAGTTTTCCGTCTGTCATCATTGAATATGATGTTATCTTTGACTCCTTCAGAATGTTCCTTTAGCATATTTAAGAAGTTATCTGTTTACTGTCTTTAATCACAAATGATTCTGTGTACATTTCCCCCATCTGATAGCTTactgaagacagacacaggaaaatTGGGGGCTTTTGAAGCcagaaaagtgaaaaataaaacaaaaacaaaaccatccgAATCAACAGTGcacgtgtgtgcgcgcacacacacacacacacacacacacacacacacacacacacacacacacaaccccaacAACAAAACGCAAACAGTTGTAGTTCCTAGATGTTTGCTTCGAGGACTCCTTGCTGTCATCAATAGGATTGTGAGTGAGAAAAACAAACTTCTACTTCATGGCTTCACTGACAACAGCAGCCATCACCTcctaaatacataagaaaaaggAATTCTTCCAAATGTATCAGAATCTGTTATAAATGAATGAGAACAAAAGCCAAACCCCATCTGAAAAATTAAGCTAAATATACAATTAATGACAGTTAATGACAAAAATCCAAAACCTTAAAAACATGCATATTTCCACATAATACAAAGTCAAATCAAAATTGGACTTGTTGGCAGAGTTTGAGGCTATACTGTATCAATTTTGGTTCAACAGTGAAGCCAAGCCAGTGGACGCGGAGAAGCAGGACCTGCGGGGAGTAGACCGCACAGTCCTGATAGCTGGGAGAGGCCATGGCCCTCTTGTCTCATGTAGGATCTGCTGGCAGGATGTAGTCCACTTACAATGAGTAAACTAGATGCATGGGAGAGCAAGAGCCCACAAGAACATGGATCTCTCCCACTAGCCGCCACCTTGACACCCATGACCCTCAAGAAATTGATGCTGTTAGACCTGGAGAACTATACATGATGGTCCAGTTGCCATAAATCTGAAGGGAAAGAATAGAAAGATTTGGAGAAGTTGAGTAGCCATGACTCTTTCACACCAGCTAAAGGCGTGAGCTCAATGTTTGGGAGCTGCCGCCCTTGCCTTTCCAGTCTTGCACAGAAGCCTCTTGTAGGCATCCCTACTGCAGAACCATAGAGGGAAGGGAAACGggagccacatctccagtccGGCTGAGTGGCCACAGACAGAACCACAGCCGCAATGGGAAGAGTGAGAGGGATTCTGTTTCTAGAAGCACAGATCTGTGCAATTGCAATTCTAATTATACTGATGGACTCTTTTAAGAAATTCTTCTACATATGTGAAACACATCTTTAATTGCAATATTTGCAAAAGcaaatgttaaaatatgaaaaaccGAATGTCTATGTAAAGAAAACTGGTCAATACACTGGAAAGAATGATGCCAGTGCAGAACTTTAATCTCTGCCTTACATACTGTTAGAAAAGCAAGGTAGAAACAGTAGTGAATAAGTCACTATTGGTGTTAATATATAGTATTTGTCTCCTTGCTATAACAAAAGCTACTCACAGAAAGGTTTGTTAAGGCTCACTGTTCAAGTGTATATTACACCGTGGTGGGTAGGTTATGACGGCAGAAGACTGAGGTGATTGCCACATTGTTCTTACTGTGCACAATCAGGATGCAGATATGTTTGTGCTCAGctcatgctttcttttctatttagcTTGGGTTCCTAGCCCATAGAATGGTGCAACGTACATTTTGTGTGGTTCTCCCAACTTAACTGAATTTGGATAATCCTTTACAGGATTGCCCACACAACTGTCTCTTTGATGAGTCTAGGTCCTGTCAGCTTTATAAGTTAGCCCTGTCCCCATAGGTTTGCAGCTCATATCTGCATTCAGCTCCAAGTTCCAATGTCTCTAGAATCTTTACAGTTTCTGCTGgatagatttatgtcaacttgacataagctaaagtcatctgagaggagagaagctcAATTTAGAAAACTGGTGatatgaaagtgtaagccaaataaaccctttcctccccaacttgcttgttGGTCACTGTGTTTTACTGTAGCAGTAGAAACCCTTTACACTGTCCAAAGGTTTAAGTGCAGATTCTCTTATAAGACTGATTGATGTCTCTTAACTGACACCTGTACAACAAAACCAAGTTACATGGCTCCAACAAACAGTGGCACAGACTACACATTTCTgttccaaaagggaggaatgaGGGCAAAACAGGGGTTCTAGTGACCTGATTCCAGCAAGGCGGGGCCCTACAGTTCCATAACCTTCCAGAACAGCACCggcagctggggaccaagtattcaaacacaatctgttttctcttcagtcCCATTTCTCAGAGTCTCTGTGATATACGGAGCTGGAGTACAGCCCCCCCCCCATGGATGCTACCTTATGAATAGATGGCAGTTGCTCACTTTTCCTGTTTTATCCCCTTCTTGTTTGTAAGGACATAcatgtttcatttcctttttaaaaaatctggtaTTGTATGCTAGATTTAttatagaagtttttttttaaattccaaaacCATTAGCAACATACCCTTTGTTAAATTCACAGATTGCAAAGGAAATAGACCCTTGACACTCATGAATTTCTAAGATTGGGTGCAACCATGACATTTTGATTGCTTTTGGACAAGGATCAGATCTTGTCCAGTTCCATGTTTGCATGTATCCAACGAGATGAGCAATATATGAAGGTGACTTTAAGTCACTGTACCTTCAGCTTTCTTAAAGCCACATATTTTTTATGATAATGCTGTCTCCCACTCCTGGAAGTTTGCCTGTTTTGACTTAGGAAtccatgttgtatgtgtatgtgcaaatatacatatataccactaACTGTGGGATCTTCCATCCTGTGCCAAAGAGATGAGCTCTTCACAAGTAGATAGGGTAATTACTCTACCCTTTTCTTCCAATGTCCGGCTCTTTGAAGAAGTCACTCTGTAAGTTAACTTTACAAGCATTTATTAAGTCACACCACAGGCAAGCTGTCAGAACAAGGATAAGTATGATCTGGAGCCCAGCCTTAAAGCTCTATTAGAGCCTCTCAATTAGAAGAGAAGGCAGACACAGCCATTATTTTCACAACATTAATCCCTAATGAAAATTATTGTGACCTAATGCCCATCTTCCTACTGTATAGTAATAAGGACAAAACAAAGTCTAGCTGGGTATGGAAGACACACGTGATCCATTGAGATGTGGAGataaaaggatcaggagttcaaggtcattctctggcTACAAAGGGTGTTTGGAGCCAGTATTGGCTTCGTGAGATCctatcttacaaaagaaaaaccaataagCTGAGCTTATCTTGTCCCTACAATTTTAGCATTGATCACACTGCCTAACTtacaattcttctgcctcagcctctagagtcAGCACAGGTAGATTTTATCAAATTGTTGACGCCTCACGAACACACTGATCTTCTTACCATTCATCAAGAAATGCAAGTCAGGGTTCAGCTTATTTTGAGAGGACTAGCTCCTTAACTAACAGAGAAGAGGCAAACTTCAAAAAATCACtaactttaaaaatcatctttttcCCTAGAAAAAGTTTTCTATGAAGAAAAGCAACAATACTATGCAAGTTTCACAGTATAGTATCAGACTTATGTGGAATTGAGGaactttaaagaaaatctttccaTTAACTATGCTTGAAAACAACTGACATTCTTGACGATGAACGTAGAAAAACTCGGTGGTTGGTTCCAACTCACCGATTTCTTCTAAAAGCTCAGGAAGAAACTCTAATCAACAGAGAACGTGAACTTCCAGTGATCCTGGACATCAGGTTGACttctttgactttttcttctctgcttcgtccttttccctttctatttCAGTTACCTCCAATTCAATTTCTTTGGCACTAAAcatctgggaaaagaaaacatcaaaaaataCCAATACTTGAATATTCTTATATTTGTAACTTTGTGTCTTCTAACCTCAGGATGCCACAAAGTACCTCAGTAATTACAAAGTGATGCACTTGTACCAGGAGGTTAAATCCCGGCCTGAGACATCCGGCATCATCACAGGGCGGGGGCGTGATCCTTCCTCACACATCCTGTACATGCACTGTCATACATGTACTGTCATTCCGTGACATGTAAATGCCACGCTTATTTCTGAGAACTTCCTCTCCTTCATCCTAATGTGGGATTCTCTTACATAATTGAGCCATTGCTACAGTGAGCATGAAATGTCTCCACAGACTCAGGTATTTTGGGCATTTGGTGCCAGCCTGGTGTTGCTCTTGTAGAAAGCAATGGAAGGTAGGGCCTTAAGTTTTATAGCTTGGTGCCACATCTTGCCCAGTCTTTACTTCCTATTATAGGGTATGTGTTAGAAGTGAGGGAGGAGTTCTAGCCCAGATTGGGGagtgggaagcagacagacagacagtgtgagagcacgtgtgcacacacacctgtgaggAGAGTATGAGAATAGCCTTACTAGAGGCTGACTATTTGATCCGGAATTTCAGGGCTGggagaaatatttgtattttaagtcAACCACTCTACAATAATTCTGCGAAGGTCTCCCCAACAAAAACAAGCTTACAGCAATGACAGTTTCCATTTAAGGGATAAACTGCATGTTCCAGGAGCACATAATGAGCCAGACAAGGAGGTCTGAGCATGACATAGCTGGTCCTTCACAATGCAGCCAAGGGGATAACCAGCTGTGCCTGCGGGACGGGAGGAGAGGCTAAGACACGCTTTTCCCAGAGCTGTGGGACCTGAGGAGAGGCTAAGACAGGCTTCTCCCAGAGCTGTGGGACCTGAGGAGAGGCTAAGACAGGCTTCTCCAGAGCTGTGGGACCTGAGGAGAGGCTAAGACAGGCTTCTCCAGAGCTGTGGGACCTGAGGAGAGGCTAAGACAGGCTTCTCCAGAGCTGTTGAGCCGCCTGCCTGCAGCTTCTTGCCTCACCTCCCTGTGGCAGTTCCACCTTCTCCCAGCATGGCTGAGACTTCTAGGTCTCACCACAAACCGTAAAGGTTTATCACCTTTAACCTTTATGTGGGCACCAAGGTTTCTTTCTGAATTCAACCTTTAAAAAACTGTTGACATTGCTCATAAATATTCTGTGCTTTCCCCCCTTTTAGGCAAATACATTTTCCCTTCAGTTAACAGTTACCCCTCTGTTACCCCGTTGGCAGGccatcttatttacattttcgcTTAGGTCTTGCTACTTTATCTAGATATTATAGAGCCTGGTTAAACAGGCCAAGAACCAAATCCTTGTATTTTCTACCTCTGTATATAAgaacacacatattttatatttcctttctgtGTAATGGTACTGATTGAAATGAATATAATTCAGTAAGGTCTACTGCATAGCTCACTACCATTTTATGAAATAGTTACTCATAGCattggtggtgggtgggtgggtgggggttatgttgttttcctttttgagtcGGGGCTTTaactgccctgaaactcactatgtaaaccaggctggccttaaactcacagagctcggcctgcctctgccttctggacGCTGGGATTAAAACTATGCCTGTCCCATACTTACTTAAGGTAGGTCCTGCAACATAGACATGGCTTAGAACTTGTGATGTACTGCTTTGCTTTCCCTAGTGCTAGTATAACAGGCATGAATCATCATGATAGGTTGTACAGCAATTCTTGGATGGAATAATTATTAGCCTCACTCTTTATACAAGAGAGCTGAAAAATAATGATGGGGGCAATttgctcaaggtcatcctggaaACGAATTGATTTGCTAGAGTGCAGACTCAGGTCAGTACACCTCAGCATGGTAAAGTAGGTCTGCCATGCTCGATTCCCTATGCTGCAGCATTACATACAACAGCATTCTAACTTTGCGTCCAGGCAATGCATCCTTCTACCAGTTGTCAACAATATGTGCATAACATGTTCACGTATGTTTACCTGAGCAGGTGTGCCCATGACTCAGCTAAAGGAACAATCCTGGCTTTGGTGGCTTCTCAGTGTCGGCGTATCTGTCCCTAAAGTCTTATCAGAAGTGAAAATGGAGCCCTCTACTCCCCACAGCCTGTGTTTATGCTTCTGTAGGGCTGTGCAGGGGGCCTACTCCAAGCGCCTGTCCCCATTCCTCTGATTTATTGACATCTTGCTGCTGTCTTAGCCTCTTGTCCCACTTTTTGGAAAAGTGGTAAAATGACCCCACACCCACATTGTTTTGCACAGTACTGAATTTGGCATGAATTTTTCCTtaaacataaaggaaaacatatataaaattaatcttCTAAGCATATTTCAGTACAGTTTCCCATGTTTTGAGAGGTTTTATGCATTCTATATAGAGAACTATTGGCAGATTAGGCTGCTAACAATTCTACCTCAGAGACAAGAAACCACATAAGAAATGCTCTTAAGGCACTGAGAGCACCAGCATAGTAACTGACAGGCTGCTCTGAGCTCAACTCGTAATGACTGAAGAAAGGCACACAGGCAGTGCTAGGAGTGTGACCAAGAAACATGATACTAgggaattaaattaaaatgtgaaagAGGCTCAGGCATTTTCAAGTGAAATGTAGAGACATCAGATGAAAAGCCATCACACAGGACCAAGGCATGTAGCTCAGCAGGTagtacatgtggtacacacaggACTGAAGCATGTAGCTCAGCAGGTagtacatgtggtgcacacaggACTGAAGCATGTAGCTCAGCAGGTagtacatgtggtgcacacaggACTGAAGCATGTAGCTCAGCAGGTAGTACATATGacacacaaagccttgggttACATCCTCAGAAACAGGGAAAACTGCAGCAATTAGAAAGTAtgaagtcggggttggggatttagctcaggggtagagcccttgcctaggaagcgcaaggccctgggttcggtcccccgctccgaaaaaaagaaccaaaaaaaaaaaaagagagtatgAAGGCTCTCTCATGTAGTGGAGGTAACAGACGTTCCTGTTCTCTGGGTGGGCAGACTATCAGACAGTCATGAACATTAAATGGGCCATCTGTATCAAGCTCTTATCACCTCTAAGTCTTCAGAAAGCCAGGAGTAAGCCCCTGCTTGCAATAAGCTAGCAGACTAGCAACTCTCGGCCCAAATAGAGATCGCTGCGGTGTCAGTGGATGTAGCATGCTTGCAATAGCAGTTCACAGGCACCAACAGCATTTTAACGTCTATCGAGCTATGCTAGTATCTCTACTTTGGTCAAAACTCACCTTCAAAGGTTGGTCTCTTCTTATGATAGCCAGTTCAATGTTCTTTCCGCCAGACTGCACAACCTGGTGTGGAGCAAGGACACAAAGGGACTTCTTCAGCTGGTTTGGGTACAGCTCAAcggtacagtgtgtgtgtgtgtgtgtgtgtgtgtgtgtgtgtgtgtgtgtgtgtgtgcgcgcgcgcgcgcgcgcgcgcgtgcatgggTGTGTCACAGGGTTTGAGCCTTCAATGCTATAAAAAAACAAGCTACTTCTGAAAATTGTGTGTTTAGTGAACAAAGCAGAGTAAGGAAACCCAAAACAAATCCCCAGAGCATAGCGTGCGAGGCCACTCACTTCAAGCAAAGCTTTTATTGCTAGTTTGATAGCTTCGTTGTCATTTGAAATTGCATCttctgtgtaatttttttctagaaattccCGAACAGTTTTAGCACTCCGGCCTATTGCATTTGCCtagaaaagttaaaacaaaattattgatACCAGTCGGTTTATTGTTACCACATATGATCAGGCTTTGGGAGTTTACTCCAGTGTTGAATAATAATAGAATCATAAAGTGAAAAATTGACAAGGATTTTAGAGAGTTATTTGTTATGTGATTGATCCATAATATCACCCCCGAGTCTTCCATAATTCCTTCCAGATTTACCTTAACATCCCTAAAATTCCCAAGTTTATGTCCTCTTTTTAAacaacccactgagtccaatttgtgctgcccacacACACTTCTGGACCAGTCACCAGAGCACACGAGTTACCGACTAGAACCACACCCTTAACAGAAACGGACTCTCCATCCGGTGGCCACAGCTCTCAATCAGGGTGGAGGATCATGGGCTCTTACCCCTAGCACCCATGGAGAATGTGGACCTGGTCTTTTGCAGGCAGCCAAAGCTGCTGTAAGTTGACAAATGCAGCCGTCTGTCATGTTAAGAGGACAGCTGCAGTCCTCCTGACCTCTGTGTCTTAcactctctgccctctcctctgaGATGGCTCTCTGAGCCTCAGGGTGAAGTGACAGATGTCTCGTTTGTAGCTAAGCACTTCATGGACACTTATGCTTAGCACTGCAATCAGCAGTGAGGGGCCACATCAATTACCACCCACTGCACAAAGACACATCTGTGGTGGAAACATTGGCAAAAGATATTacttttgagtatgtgtgtgtatgaatatgtgtccAGAGAAGCCAAAAGACCCACCACCTGATATGAGTGCAGGGAACCGAACTCAGATCCTTTGCAAGGGCAGTATGCACTCTGAACACCAAAAGTAAATCCTTCTGCCTACCATGGTTATTGAGACTAATTTGCTTCTCATAACTTTTTGTTAACTGGTTGCTTCCAAGAAGTACATAGTGGTTTATTAAGAAATTTCCCTGGAGcagccggaacctgaagggaccgaccggataaacagttctctgcacccaaatcccgtgggagggagagctaaatcttcagagaggcagacacgcctgggaaaccagaagagactctgcccacatctctgactccagaggaaaacaccaaatgccatctgggaccctggtggaCAGGGGCTCCAAGAAAGGGCGGTGCAGGTCCTCCTGATTGCtg
The window above is part of the Rattus rattus isolate New Zealand chromosome 15, Rrattus_CSIRO_v1, whole genome shotgun sequence genome. Proteins encoded here:
- the LOC116884945 gene encoding proteasome subunit alpha-type 7-like, translating into MTDGCICQLTAALAACKRPGPHSPWVLGANAIGRSAKTVREFLEKNYTEDAISNDNEAIKLAIKALLEVVQSGGKNIELAIIRRDQPLKMFSAKEIELEVTEIEREKDEAEKKKSKKST